A part of Candidatus Zixiibacteriota bacterium genomic DNA contains:
- a CDS encoding fibrobacter succinogenes major paralogous domain-containing protein, which yields MIVHRLVPIILSFLIVFVLLLIVSCSSDDTSANSLSPNLPTVTTSPVTGETQTTAECGGTATSDGGSPITARGVCWSTNPSPIVADHRSNDGMGTGSFASSLTDLSAGTPYYVRAYASNRVGTGFGSAHSFRTSSASGTVTDIDGNVYQAVTIGTQVWMAGNLRVTHFRNGDPIPDVADSSTWSGLSTGAHCAYDDDESYVSVYGLLYNWYAVDDSRSMALDGWHVPSYAEWVTLVNYLGGESVAGGKLKQTGTTHWGSPNAGATNESGFSALPGGKRNYLGTSHGMGYYAFFWTSSKNPPGGAFSQNLAFHGPEITLTAYGERAGYSVRCVKD from the coding sequence ATGATAGTCCACAGATTAGTCCCAATCATTCTATCGTTTCTGATAGTATTTGTGCTGCTCTTGATCGTAAGTTGTAGCAGCGACGACACGTCGGCCAATTCCCTGAGTCCGAATCTGCCAACTGTTACCACTTCCCCAGTTACTGGAGAAACCCAAACCACGGCAGAGTGTGGTGGCACGGCCACATCGGATGGCGGGTCTCCGATAACAGCTCGCGGGGTCTGCTGGAGTACAAATCCGTCTCCAATTGTAGCTGATCATAGAAGCAACGATGGTATGGGGACCGGAAGTTTCGCCAGTTCGCTAACTGACCTGTCGGCTGGCACGCCGTATTATGTTCGAGCCTACGCTAGTAACAGAGTTGGTACGGGTTTTGGCAGCGCTCATTCCTTCAGAACTTCTTCTGCCTCAGGCACAGTCACAGACATTGATGGCAATGTTTATCAAGCCGTAACAATTGGCACCCAGGTGTGGATGGCGGGAAATCTTAGAGTGACCCATTTCCGCAACGGAGATCCTATACCTGATGTAGCGGACAGCAGTACTTGGTCTGGCCTCTCTACCGGTGCTCATTGTGCTTACGATGATGACGAAAGCTATGTATCCGTTTATGGCCTACTTTATAACTGGTATGCTGTAGATGACAGCCGAAGCATGGCACTGGACGGCTGGCATGTGCCGAGCTACGCCGAGTGGGTGACGCTAGTTAATTATCTTGGAGGAGAAAGTGTTGCAGGTGGTAAGTTGAAACAAACCGGGACCACTCATTGGGGAAGTCCTAATGCGGGGGCAACCAACGAAAGTGGCTTTTCCGCACTGCCCGGCGGGAAGCGCAACTATCTTGGTACCTCCCATGGTATGGGCTACTATGCCTTTTTCTGGACATCCTCGAAGAACCCGCCTGGTGGTGCGTTCAGCCAAAACTTGGCGTTCCACGGCCCGGAGATCACTCTTACCGCCTACGGCGAGCGTGCGGGGTATTCGGTGCGATGTGTCAAAGACTGA